Proteins encoded by one window of Girardinichthys multiradiatus isolate DD_20200921_A chromosome 14, DD_fGirMul_XY1, whole genome shotgun sequence:
- the LOC124881261 gene encoding dynactin subunit 6-like — translation MSDPNQTMANKSAKIAAGAVVCVESEVRGDVTIGARTVVHPKARIIAEAGPIIIGEGNLIEEQALIINSYPENIMPESEGVEPKTMIIGTNNVFEVGSVSQALKIGDNNVIESKADVGRNVILTSGCIIGACCQVNTCEVLPENTVVYGLSCIRRVQSEKPQSQTLQLDFLMKILPNYHHLKKTVKGSGTPLRN, via the exons ATGTCAGACCCGAATCAAACGATGGCAAATAAAAG cGCTAAAATCGCAGCTGGAGCTGTTGTGTGTGTTGAGAGTGAAGTAAGAGGAGATGTCACCATTG GTGCCAGAACAGTTGTCCACCCAAAAGCTCGGATCATAGCCGAGGCAGGGCCCATAATTATTGGAGAGGGTAATCTGATAGAGGAGCAGGCTCTTATAATTAACAG TTATCCTGAGAACATAATGCCAGAGTCAGAGGGAGTTGAGCCAAAAACAATGATCATTGGGACCAATAATGTGTTTGAAGTGGGATCCG tatcccaagctttgaaaatTGGAGATAACAATGTGATTGAGTCCAAGG CTGATGTTGGAAGAAATGTGATCCTGACCAGCGGCTGCATCATTGGCGCATGCTGCCAGGTGAACACGTGTGAAGTCCTGCCGGAGAACACGGTTGTTTACGGCTTAAGCTGCATCAGACGCGTGCAGAGCGAAAAGCCACAG TCACAGACACTGCAGCTCGACTTCCTCATGAAGATCCTTCCCAACTACCACCACCTGAAGAAGACCGTGAAAGGAAGCGGGACGCCTTTAAGAAACTAA